One stretch of Euphorbia lathyris chromosome 7, ddEupLath1.1, whole genome shotgun sequence DNA includes these proteins:
- the LOC136235204 gene encoding lipid droplet phospholipase 1 encodes MDSFTIDVWSATGEEAAASRTDAVAPPNGTSATPSTHSSSNNNNKKKNRKYWKRKSSYLPRIGCLRIEEDKEGNFDASVDIAGEDTNPSHLVVMVNGIMGSAQNWNYAAKQFLIHFPRDVIVHCSKVNSSTSTFDGVDVMGERLAKEVISVIERHPSVKKISFIGHSLGGLVARYAIAKLYRQGPVNELSQANGDRKSYGFEDMSIQEKLKRSIAGLEPINFITLATPHLGSRWHKQVPLFCGLHTLEKVATSISWIFGRTGKHLFLADGDNGKPPLLFQMVSDSEDLKFTSALQSFKRHVAYANTGSDHLVGWSTASLRHPNELPKRLHFSRDEKYRHVVHVEMSKTSSSQQEFPIGVKVNGCKSVDMEEEMLQALTKVSWERVDVKFNGLKQHFLAHNTILVAKNSYLFSDGVDVVQHMIDNFLL; translated from the exons ATGGATTCTTTCACGATCGATGTTTGGTCTGCTACCGGGGAGGAAGCTGCAGCTTCTCGTACTGATGCTGTTGCTCCTCCAAATGGAACATCAGCGACGCCGTCCACTCACAGcagcagcaacaacaacaacaagaaGAAAAATCGCAAGTACTGGAAGAGAAAATCTTCTTATTTGCCGAGAATTGGATGCTTGAGGATTGAAGAGGATAAGGAAGGAAATTTCGATGCTTCGGTGGATATCGCCGGAGAGGATACCAATCCGTCTCACCTTGTTGTAATGGTCAATGGCATTATGGGCAG TGCGCAGAATTGGAATTACGCAGCTAAGCAGTTCTTGATACACTTTCCCCGAGATGTTATTGTTCACT GTAGTAAAGTTAATTCTTCAACATCAACGTTTGATGGTGTTGATGTAATGGGAGAGAGGTTAGCAAAAGAG GTTATATCTGTGATAGAACGCCACCCCTCTGTTAAGAAGATTTCATTCATAGGCCATTCTTTAGGTGGGCTGGTGGCAAGATATGCTATTGCCAAGCTCTACAGACAAGGTCCAGTAAATGAACTTTCTCAAGCAAATGGTGACCGTAAAAGCTATGGATTTGAAGATATGAGTATACAGGAGAAACTTAAAAGAAGTATTGCAGGACTGGAGCCCATTAATTTTATAACACTTGCTACTCCACATCTTGGCTCTAGGTGGCATAAGCAG GTCCCCTTATTTTGTGGCCTTCACACTCTGGAAAAAGTGGCTACTAGTATTTCATGGATTTTTGGTAGAACTGGGAAACATCTTTTCTTGGCTGATGGTGACAATGGAAAGCCTCCTCTTCTTTTTCAAATGGTTAGCGACTCTGAAGATCTTAAATTTAC GTCTGCATTGCAGTCATTCAAGCGTCATGTCGCCTATGCAAATACAGGGTCTGATC ACCTTGTGGGATGGAGTACAGCTTCTTTACGGCATCCAAATGAGCTCCCAAAG AGGCTACATTTTTCAAGAGATGAGAAATACCGACATGTAGTACATGTGGAAATGTCTAAAACTTCTAGTTCTCAACAAGAATTTCCTATAGGTGTCAAAGTCAATGGATGCAAATCGGTTGACATGGAAG AGGAAATGCTCCAAGCTTTGACCAAAGTGAGCTGGGAACGGGTTGATGTTAAATTCAACGGATTAAAACAACATTTTCTGGCACACAATACAATTCTGGTC GCAAAAAATAGTTATCTATTTTCTGATGGAGTAGACGTAGTTCAACACATGATtgacaactttcttctctaa